The DNA segment GGCGTCTCCCTGCTGGGTCCCAAGGGCGAGCTTCATGCGGTGCGGTCCAAGGCGGTGTTGCTCGCCACCGGCGGTCTGGGACAGGTCTATCGCGAGACCACCAACCCCGGCGTCGCCACCGGTGACGGCGTGGCCATGGCCTTCCGCGCCGGCGCCGAGGTCGCCGATATGGAGTTCGTGCAGTTCCATCCCACGGCGCTCTACCTGAAGAAGGCGCCCCGCTTCCTGCTTTCGGAGGCCTTGCGTGGCGAAGGCGCGTACCTGCGCAACGCCGAGACTCTGCGCTTCATGCCCAAGTATCACGAGATGGCAGAATTGGCTCCGCGTGACGTGGTGGCTCGCGCCATCGTCCACGAACTCGAGGTCTGCCGGATGGCCGAGCCGGTGGTCTACCTGGACCTGACGCATCTGGACGCCGGGCACGTGCAGGCCCGCTTCCCCCGCATCTACGCCACCTGCATGAAGTACAACGTGGACATCACCACCGACCTGATTCCCGTCCGCCCGGCCGCGCACTACGCCATGGGCGGCGTGCGCACCGACCTCGATGGTCGTACCAGCCTGCCCGGCCTTTACGCCGCGGGCGAGGCTGCGGGTACCGGCGTCCACGGCGCCAACCGGCTGGCCAGCAACTCACTGCTGGAGGGATTGGTAT comes from the Terriglobales bacterium genome and includes:
- a CDS encoding FAD-binding protein, which produces GVSLLGPKGELHAVRSKAVLLATGGLGQVYRETTNPGVATGDGVAMAFRAGAEVADMEFVQFHPTALYLKKAPRFLLSEALRGEGAYLRNAETLRFMPKYHEMAELAPRDVVARAIVHELEVCRMAEPVVYLDLTHLDAGHVQARFPRIYATCMKYNVDITTDLIPVRPAAHYAMGGVRTDLDGRTSLPGLYAAGEAAGTGVHGANRLASNSLLEGLVYGARAGIAMREEQGNPGTARPKKSADSAKSAAAKTVAKTASSPGHHPAEAEGLIHSVQLLMWKNAGIVRDGRRLREAVAELEEWQESLPPRTSRRACEAVNLHQVATLIARSALAREESRGAHYRTDFPLRNDARYQKHSVLSKSGVRFE